The sequence GAGCGCGCTGGGGTCGGCAGCAGCCCGGAAGGAACCTTGGACATCCTGCGGGGAACTGGGGACTGAGTGGACTGACCCACTGCCATGAGAAGTGGGggagcccctgggctggcccattGCCGCCCTGCGGGGGGTGCGGGGATGATCCATGTGAGAAGGGGGTGATGTGAGAGCAGATTACTCCTCCAACCCCGACTCCAGGCATAGAGATTACCGGAGAACCTAGTACCATCTTGAGAATAGAGTCCAGAATGCGAGTGTACTAGACCAGGGTTCTCGCTCCCGCTCTGTACTCGCTGTGTGACCGTTGGCAACTCCTGCCTTCAGTGTTTCCCACATGGGTAATGGCTCAAGCGCCGGTTTTCAGGTTTCTGGCACTCTTGAAAGGATAATGGGGAAGAGGTTTGAAACTGTTGCCCAAACAGGAAGTTTAGGAGTGAGTAAGGGAAAGGTAGGTGGAAGGGGTGCTCCGTATTAGGGGATGCCAGGAGGCCAATACGACTCAAAAcagccccctcctcccatccttAGTTCAGTCCTTTCATCCATTGTTGTCAAACCACCTGCTTCAGACCCGCTCCCCTGGTGCCTAACTTCCTAACCCCGAGTCCTTCTAGGACTAGGGGGCCCTGGGTCGGCTTTGAACTTGCACACCCTCCCTGGGGAAAAGGGATGGCTTACACCTGGGTTCCCTAGGGTGTCACATTATTTGCAGATCTCAGCAGGCTGGAGAAAGACTAACAGACCAAGAGAGATGCTGCAAGCCTCAGGCAGGGGCTCTCATTAAGTCCTTGCTCAGTTATGAGTATTTGTCAGTCCAACTGAGGACCTATGGGAAGTTCCTGTGGAGGAAAGCAACTGACATAGCCCCGGGGCCCCAGAGACCCCAAACTCATTGTTCTCCCAGCCATAGGCTGCATTATTAGCCAAGGATAGAACTGGAGTTGGCTCCAGATGCACACACGCAGGCTCAGACAGGCTTGGAGCTCAGATTGGGGCCCAAGGGCATTTACTGTCACACAGCAAGACAGCCTCACAAGCAGGACAGTGTACCCAGAGGCATTACAGGCCATAGTTAAGACCTTGGATATTGGAGACCTGCTTCCCCAGCCTATGATCTGTGGTACACTGGGCAAcaggctccctccttccctgcctcaagTTTCTGagctataaaatgggcatagtgATAGGAATACCTGATTTGTAGGGCTCTAGTGAGGTTTGAATGAGTGTAGTGCATTTGGTGCTGGCGCACAGAAAGCCCTCAGGAGAGGTGGaggttattattactattactccCCACTAGACAGTGAGTTCACCAAGGGCAGGGCTGTTTACCCCACATTTCCAGAGCCTGGTATGCCAGGCACataggcactcaaatatttactgaaataatAAGTGAAGGAAGGTGTGAACTGTAACACAGGGATAATAATAATTGTGCTGCCCTTAAGGTTGTCGTAAGGAGTCAAAATCCTCTTGGGTAGGGCTTCCTGCACAGCACTGAGCCAGTCCTACTCACAACCCCATGGACCCACCTACTCACAGAGGCTCCTTCCCCCAAGCTCCTGAGATTCACCCATCATTTCCTGATTcagacccagcccctgccccaaagGCAtccaggctggctggctggagcAGTCCTAGTCATCAGTTTGATCTTGCCAGTAACCAGATGCCAGGATGCCGCTAGTGTCATTATGATTaccccatttcccagatgagacACTGCGGCTCTGAGGGACCAGTCATCTGGGCTTCCGTATCTGACCAGTGAGGGCAGAGAGATGgccacccccagcctcctgacGGTAGGGAGTGTGTGAGCTCAAAACTGCTGTGTGTCCCAACCTTGATTCTGGACCCAAAAAGCTCCATTTGCACATATTTGTCCAGCAGACATTCACTGAATGCTTATTTATGCCAGGCCTGGGCTCTTGGTGGTGAGGACAGACTCACATTGAGCTGTAGACACAGACATTACTCAAATAACCCCACAAATGAGATATAATTATAAACTGTGATAAATACAAGAGAGAAAACCCTGAGAAAATGTAAGAGGGAGGTTTCCCAAGGAGGCGACATTGGACCCAAAAATGAGCAAGGGTTGACTGCTGGGcaaggggggcagggagggccaaGAGGACAGAATGGACAGAGACCTTGAGGCCCATGGAAGTGGCACATTATGGCTCAGAAAGAGCTCAGcatgggaggggaggaagagaggaggctgGTCAGGCAAGGGGCCCAGATTGTACCTGGTTTGGGGCTTTATCCTGAGAGCAAGGATAGGGGCGTTGAAGAGTTGGGAGTGTGTGACCggatttatgttttagaaagatcccttggctgctgtgtggagaagagACTGAAGGGGGCAAAATCAGGGACACAGAGTTGTTACAATCATCCAGATGAGGGTGCTGAGGGGGTGGGAAGAAGAGCCAGGTTCCAGAGGTTTCTAGGGGCAGAGTGAACAGGACTTCATGATGGATtagatgggggtgggaggtggccaGGATGATGCCATGAGTTCTGGCTTGAGCACATGGGGAGAGATGCttacaccacatacacacacacgcggGCATACACCCAGGGACCATGATATGCACAAATATGAATGTATATGTCCATACTCATACAAACACATGGCCACAAAATCTCACGGGCCAAGAGAAATAGAGACACGGATATGCTCACAGGTTGAGAAACACACACAGGCGATGACACATGCATACAAACACGCCTTTAGACATACTGAGAAACATAAAAACACACAGACTGGGGAAAAATGTCGGCACACCCACCCACAAACAGGCCAGAACAAACACTAGGCAGGACATGTACCTACATATGTACATCGGTGTGAACCTCAAAGATACACTCACATCTGACCGTCCAGGAAGGACATGGCTGAGACGTGACAGAGAGAAGGAGCAACACTCAGATATACACAGAAACACAGCAGAGACAAGCAGTGCCATCCTTGCTGGCTCTGTGACCCCGAGCAGTCTGTCACCTCTGCGTCTCAAGTTTACTCTTCTACCAAAAGGAGTGATAATGGTCCTGACCTCATGGGTTGTGGGGACATGTGAAGCAATAAGAAGAACAGTTAGGGCAATGTTTGCTCTTTTATGCACACACTAAGGGATTGGGCTACACTCGCAAGCCCCCCTCCTACATCTGCCCCCCAGGCCTTTCCCCTTCAGAACCCTTGCCCCTCCCAGACCCCACACTgggcccttcctccatcctcccccAACTTCCTTCCCCACTGCCTCTCACCCCTGCTCAGTCCCCAGAGGCCAAAATCCAGGCAATGTGTCCAACTGCCTAGTCGCTCTTTAGGGCAAAGGGCTGGTGCCCAGGTGGCAGGATCTCTCAGCCCTACCTCTGCCCCAGTCCTCGCCCATGGCCCTAtgggcctgcccctgccccagtgccctctgcctgggattCTTAGCAAGTTTCTGGCAACCTCAATATCTCTTCCTCCTGGCTCTACCCGGCCCAGCCCCGAGGGAGCCGCCTGGAACAGGGCAAAAGGCAGGACCCTAGGCATGAGGGCCTGGGATCCAGCCTCTTCCCCACCACTTTGCACAAGTTACTTGTTCTGTCCAAgtcttctctgtcttcatcttcagTAAAGATCCCCACCCCACAGAGGGGAAGTAAATGACAGTGGCTTCATAAAGTAGGAAACCACAGTCCATCATGCAATAAATACCACATGCTGGCTTGCGCCAGGCACCGTGCAAGGGCTAGGggtacagcagtgaataaaacaaagtccctgccctcagcaaGCCTATaatctagtgagggagacagcaAACAACACAAATAATAAATTGGATGTGTGTTAGAGGGTGATACGTGCCACAGAGAAAAATGGCGCAGAATACATCCCAGAGAGGCCAATGAGATCCACAAAGCAAACCGCGTGCAGAAAATGCCACCCATGGAGTCCTGGTTACAAAACTCATCTCCTGCCTCAGTGGGCAGGATGGCCAAGTGTGACTCCCGGATGAGGAAACCACGCTCATCCAGGATCACCGGGCAAGTGGCTTGGGCCAGTGTTCCATTGTCACAGCCATTTAGCACTGCCTCCAGAGGCCTCTGTCTGTCCATATGTCCGTCTTCCCTGGGGAGGAGTAGTCCTCTCCCAAGCCCCCATCCACCTGCTTCTGCCCCCACTGACTCTtcaatctttccttccttcttcaaatatttgctgagtacctACTCTGTGTTAGGCCCCACAGTGGGCCCTGGGGCCACCCCCTGCCCTTGTGGGGATGACATTCAAGGGGGAGAGATGAGGAGGATTCACCTACAGCCAAGCAAATGACACTGAGGCCTCAGGGCCTCTCATTTGCACAGGCCCCTTCCAAGGCCCTGTACCTAATTTTGTGTTTgtgattttatattctttttccaaAAGAGCCCGACCTCCACCCCCTATAAGCTTCATAGCTCCATGAAGCCTGGTTCCTCCCCTGGGggaagacaaacaacaaacatGTAAGCAAACAAATGATAATTGCTAAAATTCTATAATTGTGTAAAATTCTAGGAAGAAGAACTAAGTATGATGGCAGAAAATAAAGATGGGGGGTATCTTAGATGGGGAGGAGCAGTTAGGGAATGTCTCTTCAGGTGACAAGCTGAGGTCTGAAGGGTGAGAAAAAGCTGGCCAGGCAAGGAGTACACGGATTAACAGAGGGGAAGTGTCTCTCTGAGCTTCGGTTTCCCCATATGTGAGGTGGGGATGAGAGTCACAGCAGGATGGCCTGTGCCGGGTGAGTGGCGGGTACTGAATCCCCAGTGTGAAAATACCACACAGTAGGACCTATGGCTTAGGCCCCTAGCCAAGCTTGGCACTGTCCTTAATCGGCTTTTGTCCTCCCAGGAGGGACAGGCAGGGCTAGCtaccctctctctccccctaacAGCTGGGGCTGGCTGTGCCAGGGCCAGTCtgagggggtgggagtggagatcAGTAGGCCCTTGCTCCCTGAATTCACCCTGGGGAGAGGGAGCACAGCCTGGCTGGGTGAGAGGGGACAGTTTGTTCAGGACGGGGGCTGAGACTTCTGAGTCCtaagggaggaggagctgagggcctggactcctgggtctgggggaggagaggcctggacccctgggtctgagagAGGAGGGGCCAGGGGCCTGGACTCTTGAGTCCAAAGAAGGAGAGGGCTAGGGGCCCAGACTCTTGGGTTCTAAGGCAGAGGAGCCTGGGACAAGGACTCCCAGTTGTGCTGGGGCTGGGAGCgggcagagggggcagggagTTGGGCTCCGTTAGCTGTTTACAGCACGTGATTCTCACTGTCCTTTCTGGGTGGGAGGTGGAATGGGTGGCCACACCCTGAGCAGGCTGGGCCCCTCTCTGGGTTTATGCCCCAGGCTGCTACTGGCACTAGCCACAGTCAGCAGTCCCAGCCCGGGAGAGCTCTGAAGAGGCCTGGGAGGGGTGAGTGCACGGCCAGCCAGGAGACAGGAATGGCTGCTGCCAACCTCAGGGcctggaagggagaggagacaCCTTCTTCTGGGGGATCAGGGAGCCATCAACCCAGAAGCCAGGCAAGGTGCTGGGTGGGCTTCAGGAGGGAAGAATCTCTGGAGCAGAGGGCAGCATCCTCACCAAGGGGGGCAAGGGCAGCTTTTCCAAGACCTAGGTGACAGGATGGGGATCCCAGAGGAAAGATCACCGGGGACCCTCAAGTGTGGACAGTCGGGCCTAGTCCAGGGCAAGTTTTTGAAAGCCAGAGCTAGAGGCCCAGCCTCCAGAGCCCTGGGAGGAAGACCAGCTTAAGTAACAGCTCTGGACCcagagatctgggtttgaattctgctCTGCCACTTTCAATGCAGCCTTCAACTCCTTACTTAacacctctgggcctcagtttcctctcctataaaatggggatgctaCCGACAATAACTGAAACTTAAACCGAGGCAGTCTGGGTCTCAGAGGGTTAGTGAGGACTGAATGAGCAAACGCACACAAAGTTCTTAGCACAGGTCTGGCACAGAGTGAGCTCAAGGTTAACGACGGCAACAAGTGCTGCTGTGGCAGGCAGGGGAACAGGGCTGGCCCATGCAATCTGAGCCAAGTGGACAGGCCCGAAGGCCAGGGGACCAGCTGAGGGAGCAGTGGGACCAAGTTTTGGGGACCCATCAGAGGAATAGGGAAAGAGCTGGAGTTTGGAGGGGATTCCACAGCCAGACTTGAGGGACTAGGAGGGAGGCAAGAGTGACTCCTCAGTTTTAAGTAAGGCTAGAATTATGAACTCCTGGGTTTAGGAATTGGGCTTGGGACCAGGGTCCTGGGACACCACCAGGTAGGTGGGAATGGGTAGGCTGAGGGCTGAACTCTCCCAAATATTAGTGGAGGGGAAGGGCTTATGGGTGACACCTGGGGCctgagaggaggtggaatgggagCCTGGAACTCCCAGGTCCTGAGAGAGGGGACCAACTGGGGATGCATACTTCTCAGAACCTAGGAAAAGGAGTCCTGGGCCCAAGGAGAATAAATGGAGACAGATGGCTAAACTCTTGGGTgcctgaaggaagaaagagggataGATAGACTCCTGGATTGTAGGCGAGATACTGGAGCTAGGGAGCCAGTAAAAGTCCCAAATAAGAGAGCAGGAGCCCCTGGAGCCTGAAGAAGAAGGGTCTGGGGCCTGCACTCCTGGGTCTGAGGAAGAAGGGAGCTGAGGGATTGAACTCTTAGCTcttgaggagggagaaaggatcTGGGTACCTGGACACATGGGtcctgaggaaggaaggggatGAGGCCCTAGACTCCACCCTGGGGTCTGAAGGATGCGGTTGGGGTCTGAcacctgggtctgagggaggaggagggcagagcctgGACTCATGGACCCAAGGGCCCCAGCTGAGCAAGGGGTGATCCAGCCCTGCCTAATATGCCTCCCCACCTGCCCGCAGCCTCGCGGCTCACAAACACCATGGACCTGCGCACAATGACACAGTCGCTGGTGACTCTGGCAGAGGACAACATGGCCTTCTTCTCGAGCCAAGGCCCTGGGGAGACAGCACGGCGGCTGTGGGATGTCTTTGCTGGCATCCGGGAGCAGGCATTGGGGCTGGAGCCACCCCTTGGCCACTTGCTGGGCAAGGCACACCTCTTTGACCTGGATGCAGAGACGCCAGCCAACGGGTTCCGCAGCCTGGTGCACACAGCCCGCTGCTGCCTGGCGCACCTGCTGCACAAATCACGCTATGTGGCTGCCAACCGCCGCAGCATCTTTTTCCGCACCAGCCACAACCTGGCAGAACTCGAGGCCTACCTGGCCGCCCTCACCCAGCTCCGCGCTCTGGCCTACTATGCCCAGCGCCTGCTGGACACCAACCAGCCGGGGAGGCTCTTCTTCGAGGGTGATGAACGGCTCATCGCAGACTTTCTGCGCGAGTACGTCACGTTGCACAAGGGCTGCTTCTACGGCCGCTGCCTGGGCTTCCAGGTGAGCCCCCTGCCCTGTCCCTCTGGGCCCATGGTGAAAGCACCCAGTGGTCCCTCACCTGGCCCAATAGTACAGTAGAATAACCCCAATAGTATTATTGGATTCAGAAAACTGCAGAATCACAAAGGGGAAGCTGTCTGGGGCTCAGACAGAGCTACACGGGGGTCTCAAACTTGTGGCCCCCAGGCCAAATCTACCATAGTAAGCAAGCTTTACCTGGCATAGCTTTTTGCACAAGTCCCCACTCCTTTCCATCATCCTACACTCAGGAGATTCATTCACTCTTGGGACCTGTCTGGCCTCTGAAGTCATTTAAGTTTGAGACACTAGGAGAATAGTCAGTATTGTTCTCAAAGGCCCATCGATAGGAGCACGCCCCATTTAGTCATCCCACTGGAGGcatgggaggcagggaggaagggtgCTAGCCCCATTTTATGGAGGTTCAAGGGGAGAGGGCCCACAGCTGCTGGACTGCCCCAGGTCTggctgggctttttttttttttttcggaggaagattagccctgagctaactgctgccaatcctctttttgctgaggaagactggccctgagctaacatccatgcccatcttcctctactttatatgtgggacgcctgccacagcatggcttttgccaagcggtgccatgttcgcacgcgggatccgaaccggggaaccccgggctgctgagaagcagaacgtgcgaacttaaccactgcaccactgggccagccccgtggctgggCTTTTTGACTCACCTGAGGAGCTGTAGAATCAGAATCTTTAGGCTGTGGAGAGGGCCAAGGAACACATCTGAGTTGGTGACAGTGAGGAAGACTTATTTGTGGTCCCTCTCCTCCCTGAACCAGGGCCCGGACCCCCAGCTGCAGGTCTTCTCCTACCCTCAGCCACCCCAAACCAGCCTCGAGAAACACAGCTCATCTCAGCACCAACAGCGAGGCAGCCCAAAGGCCTTCAGATTCATAGGAAAAGTAGTTTGGGCACTCAGAACTGGGGGGCCTTGAGGCACTAGGCTCAGAGCAGAGGCCTAACTTGCTTCTGTCTGGGGTCAGTGCCGGGTCCTCCAGTCACTAGCCATATCAGGGAACCCCAGCAGGAGTAGCTGGAGCTATGTGGCCCGGTAGCCCTTcagaccctctctgggcctcccccACCTTAGTGACAGCTGAATTTGGCAGCCTCTCAGCCTCCATCCCACCTCACCTTTTCACACTTCCCCATAGGGCAGCCTGTCCTCACCAATCCAGCCTGGGTGTTCCTGGGAATTTCCCTTCACCTAAGCTAAACCCAGAAATATTGATCAGCCCAGCTGGGCCAGTTGGCTCCTGCCTGTGTCCCGGCCATGACCTTGGAGTCACAGGAGAGAGATTCCGGGGCCACCAGAGCCAGCATCCCAGCCACAATGGCCAGGCACCCCTGTGCTCTATGGCCCACTGGGCCCCTGGCCAGGGGCAGGGCTATGCCTCACAGCTACCCTGTGAGGGCCCAGGTGTGCTGTGTTGCATGACAGCCTCCACGTGTAAAATGtcagccccaggagggcagaggcctCCTGTCTGGATCTCGCTCAGCCCCTGCTCCCACCCAGTGCCTAGCACGCAGCAGGACCTAGgccagtatttgttgaatgaacagaaGAACCCTGCTGGCCCCTTGCCCAGCCTCCTGTGGCTTTTTTTCTGACCTTGTCTCCCTGTTGTCTTTTCTTAGCTGCCCAGCTCCTCTCTCAGACACTGTGTCTCCCCGTTTGACTGTCTTTCTGCCTCAAGATCTCTGGCCCTATCTGTCTTTGACCATCTTCCACCTGTCTTTCTGCTGCCCCTAACTGGTCCCTATTGCCTGCTTCACCTCATCTCTGTCCTCACTGATTTTTAGGAAATCCCTGCATCATCTTACTCTCAGCTCACAACCTTTCGGTGACTCCACCCCACGTCTGGAATAAACCCAAATTCTTCAGACCCTGTGTGAGTCCCTTTGCTTCTGACCTcaccccctgccctctcccctgctcACTCTGCTCTGGCCATACTGGCCTCTAGCTTTCCTTCTCCACACCAAGCACCGACCCGCCTCacagcctttgcacttgctatgtCCCCTGCAGGGAACAGCCTTCCCTTGCTTCATTCGGATCCCTCAAGTTCCATCCTGGAGACCCTTCTAAGTAGCCTGACCCCTTGTCGTCACTGTGTCCCCTCCACCTACTGTCTTTTCAAAGCATTAGTCATTACTTGACATTATATGGCATGTctttatttgcttattgtctgtcttcccttcGACAGCATCAGCACCATGAAGGCactagagcagtgcctggtacacagtgggAGCTCactaagtgtttgctgaatgactgCGCCATACCCCCTCCCCGTCTCTGCCCCTCACTCCTGCtggcccctcttcctctcctgggcACTGGGTGACGCAGCGGCATCTCTCCACAGTTCACACCCGCCATCCGGCCATTCCTGCAGACCATCTCCATTGGGCTGGTGTCCTTCGGGGAGCACTACAAACGCAATGAGACGGGCCTCGGTGAGTCCTGGCCAGGCCCTGATGAAGTCTCGCCTCCCCAcctgtccctcctccccacccctgccccagcagcCTGACCCACCAGGCTCCCTGacgctcctccccacccccaggtgtGACTGCCAGCTCCCTCTTCACCAGTGGCCGCTTTGCCATCGACCCAGAGCTGCGTGGGGCCGAATTTGAGCGGATCACACAGAACCTAGACGTGCACTTCTGGAAAGCCTTCTGGAATATCACTGAGATTGAGGTGCTATCGGTGAGCATAGGGCCCAATGAGAGCCCCAACCTGTTACAAAATGGGgatactgaggcccagagacccAACCCAGGCCACCTCAGGTCTTTGCAGGGCTCCAGGCCCAGGGATGGCACATGAGGGAAAAGACTGGGGGGTCCAAGGGAAGGTGTCGGGGAAACCCCTACAAGCAGCCCCTTCCCAGCACCCCTACTGTTCCCTCCCCTCAGTCTCTAGCAAACATGGCATCGGCCACCGTGAGGGTAAGCCGCCTGCTCAGCCTGCCACCAGAGGCCTTTGAAATGCCACTGACGGCTGACCCCAAACTCACAGTCACCATCTCACCCGCCTTGGCCCACACAGGCCCCGGGCCTGTCCTCGTCAGGCTCATCTCCTACGACCTGCGTGAAGGACAGGTAAGGCCCTAGCCTCAGCCAGTAGCAGGTACAGAGCCAAGGAGCATAGGCAGTCCCCTCCCCAGGACCTACCCCCAGACACCCTCTCGCCTCTCTGTTCACACCCGTACCCCCTCCTGTCTCTGAGCACATCCACTGGGTGGGGTGAAGTACAGGCAGGCCACCAGAGCCTCacccgcctcctcctccctcaccctgcAGGACAGTAAGGAGCTCAGCAGCCTGGTGAAGTCCGAGGGTCCGCGGAGCCTGGAACTGCGGCCACGTCCCCAGCAGGCACCCCGTTCCCGGTCCCTCGTAGTGCACATCCACGGCGGCGGCTTTGTGGCCCAGACCTCCAAATCCCACGAGCCCTACCTCAAGAGCTGGGCCCAGGAGCTGGGCGCCCCCATCCTCTCCATCGACTACTCCCTGGCCCCCGAGGCCCCCTTCCCCCGTGCGCTGGAGGAGTGCTTCTACGCCTACTGCTGGGCCGTCAAGCACTGCGCCCTCCTCGGTGAATCCCAGCCCCTCACTGACACCCGCTCCCCCTTCCTAATCCAGCCTGCTTCAGCCCCCACCTCATACTGCAGGGGGAGTGAGCCATCTAGTGGCTCAAGCCTCAGTCTCTCACCGCAGCCTCCCCTTCCATCTCCTACCACCCAGCCCTCTGCCACATGTttacccccacccctacccctctcCTCCGTCTCTGCCTCAGCGCTTTCCCCCACTGCCCCTCTGCTCACCCGACCTTCCATCTCAACCACTTCCTCCTGTGCCTCCTGCTCCCCCACTCCAGCCCTGATGCTCCATCCCCTCCACCTCTCCATCTCCTCTGACCTTGTCTTTCCTCCTCCTGTTTCTCCATCCCTGCTGTCCTACACTGGCTCAGCTCCAGCCCATTCTTCTAGCTCCTCTGACCTCTAACTTCTGACATCTTgggaggcacagagcagggcagggccacGCCTGTGACCCTTCTGTGCTGTCAGCCTGAACCCTGGCCTTCCATCTCCTGGCCTTGGATGCCCCTCCCTCCCGAAATGGCCTTTAGTCTCTCCTTTCCTACCACCCACCCTCCTTGCTTCTGACCTCCAGCCTTGCAAGCTTCCCCAGAGCTTCCTGATCTCTGGGCCCCTCCATGTCCTAAGTCGGCCTGATCCTCTGACCACTGTCCTCCAGATGGGTCCAAATCCTTCCCTCAGTCTACCAGTCTCTAAAATTGCAGTTGGCTAGACCTCAGGCTTGGGGACCCCAAGCCCCAGGTCTGAGAGCCCAGGGCTCCTGGCCCAGAGCTCGAGTTCCTCCCTGCCAGGCGTGACCAAGCCCCTCCTTCAAACCAGGCTCCACAGGCGAACGGATATGTCTCGCAGGGGACAGTGCAGGCGGGAACCTCTGCTTCACCGTATCCCTTCGGGCAGCAGCCTATGGAGTACGGGTGCCAGATGGCATCATGGCAGCCTACCCGGCCACAATGCTGCAGTCTACCGCCTCTCCTTCCCGCCTCCTGAGCCTCATGGACCCCCTGCTGCCCCTCAGCGTGCTCTCCAAGTGTGTCAGCGCCTATGCTGGTAAGGTCACACCCACAGACCTGGGGGCCTGGTGGTACTTGGATGCCTGGGTCCTGCAGGAACAGGGGCTACAGCCCAgtctcctgggtctgagggaggaggggctgaggagagGAATCTGAGATTCTACTGAAACGATCAGATATTCTTGGGTCCCTGGGGACACAGATACCTGAAGTTCTGGGTGTTGAGAAGGggcccagaaagagaagagaccaACTCAGGCCCACATACACTCCACAGGTGGGGAGACAGAGGACCACTCCGACTCGGACCAGAAGGCACTGGGCATGATGGGGCTGGTGCGGCGGGACACAGCTCTGCTCTTGCGGGACCTGCGCCTGAATGCCTCCTCATGGCTCAACTCCTTCCTGGAGCTGAGCAAGCACAAGGCCCACACCAACTTGGTTCCTGTGGTGGGTGAGTGAAGCCCTCCCCTCATAAACCCATCCACAGTGGCCAGGAAGGACAGCCTGGCACACCGAAGTCTTGGGGGAGTTAAGGGGCCATGGCCTGGGCACACAGGGAAGCAGAGATCACCTTTGGGTTCTGCCCCCTATCCATCCTTGGTCCCTACCACAATATCTTGATTTGCCACTACAACCCACATCTGGAAAACCTAGGACTTCTGGTCCCCCAGGTCATCTCAGAGTCCTAGGAACTATAGGATTTAGCCTTCCAAACAGCCTCTGCCAGAAAGGCACCCTGGGAAATGACTCAGAGGCCTACCACATGTCTTCATTCTCACTCCCAAGAACACCAGCCCTTAGGCCCTCAGGTGGGAGTGCAGCCCTCCTAGATTCTTTCCAGACCTTTAACAGACGCCTGTGGGGGTAATACCCacctctaggggctggcctaggAGGCTGGGGTGACCAGATTAGCACAATGGACAGACCTCAGGAAGTGGAGGAGATTCCCAGCCTTGGGTGGGTGGCAGGACCCTCAGGCAACCAAAAATCACTTCCATCCAGGGATCTATTtttcccccaccttttttttaacatcttaagGATTTTGAAGTACAATCAACCAACCAACTTTCTATCTCTAGCAAATCATTATTTCCTAAGTAGTAGGAATTGCATGTTCAAAAGTAAATGCAGTTCCTATTATTCAGAAAATTATTCCAATtgggtgttttattttaaattaagtttttcattttaggaTATTCAAATAGATACAAACTACacacaaaaacaattaaaagggATTTGAATTTTAGGCACATGGACCATTGAGCACTGGGGTTTTCCTTGTAGGATATGGTGACAAGTGGGCCCCTAGAGGCACACATGTCGGTCTAGCTCCTTATGGTACCAGGTACTCACTGGCTGCTGGATAATGTAAGCAAATATCGGTATCTGTGAGCCTTGCTTTGCTCCTCTGTGACATGGGTGCAGTAAGAGTACCTG comes from Equus asinus isolate D_3611 breed Donkey chromosome 26, EquAss-T2T_v2, whole genome shotgun sequence and encodes:
- the LIPE gene encoding hormone-sensitive lipase isoform X1, encoding MESAMETGHARVPEALASEKTKKGSKTRSRRRWRKGKAKASRLTNTMDLRTMTQSLVTLAEDNMAFFSSQGPGETARRLWDVFAGIREQALGLEPPLGHLLGKAHLFDLDAETPANGFRSLVHTARCCLAHLLHKSRYVAANRRSIFFRTSHNLAELEAYLAALTQLRALAYYAQRLLDTNQPGRLFFEGDERLIADFLREYVTLHKGCFYGRCLGFQFTPAIRPFLQTISIGLVSFGEHYKRNETGLGVTASSLFTSGRFAIDPELRGAEFERITQNLDVHFWKAFWNITEIEVLSSLANMASATVRVSRLLSLPPEAFEMPLTADPKLTVTISPALAHTGPGPVLVRLISYDLREGQDSKELSSLVKSEGPRSLELRPRPQQAPRSRSLVVHIHGGGFVAQTSKSHEPYLKSWAQELGAPILSIDYSLAPEAPFPRALEECFYAYCWAVKHCALLGSTGERICLAGDSAGGNLCFTVSLRAAAYGVRVPDGIMAAYPATMLQSTASPSRLLSLMDPLLPLSVLSKCVSAYAGGETEDHSDSDQKALGMMGLVRRDTALLLRDLRLNASSWLNSFLELSKHKAHTNLVPVVEPMRRSVSEAALAQPEGPLGTDSLKSLTLHDLSLKGSSETSENPELSLSAETLASSTPSDVNFLLQSEGTVEAAKAQEEMSTKDRSRGVGAAFPEGFHPRRSSQGATRIPLYSSPIAKNPFMSPLLAPDSMLQSLPPVHIVACALDPMLDDSVMFARRLRSLGQPVTLRVVEDLPHGFLSLAALCRETRQAAALCVERIRLILAPPDPPAAAAPV
- the LIPE gene encoding hormone-sensitive lipase isoform X2 encodes the protein MPQAATGTSHSQQSQPGRALKRPGRASRLTNTMDLRTMTQSLVTLAEDNMAFFSSQGPGETARRLWDVFAGIREQALGLEPPLGHLLGKAHLFDLDAETPANGFRSLVHTARCCLAHLLHKSRYVAANRRSIFFRTSHNLAELEAYLAALTQLRALAYYAQRLLDTNQPGRLFFEGDERLIADFLREYVTLHKGCFYGRCLGFQFTPAIRPFLQTISIGLVSFGEHYKRNETGLGVTASSLFTSGRFAIDPELRGAEFERITQNLDVHFWKAFWNITEIEVLSSLANMASATVRVSRLLSLPPEAFEMPLTADPKLTVTISPALAHTGPGPVLVRLISYDLREGQDSKELSSLVKSEGPRSLELRPRPQQAPRSRSLVVHIHGGGFVAQTSKSHEPYLKSWAQELGAPILSIDYSLAPEAPFPRALEECFYAYCWAVKHCALLGSTGERICLAGDSAGGNLCFTVSLRAAAYGVRVPDGIMAAYPATMLQSTASPSRLLSLMDPLLPLSVLSKCVSAYAGGETEDHSDSDQKALGMMGLVRRDTALLLRDLRLNASSWLNSFLELSKHKAHTNLVPVVEPMRRSVSEAALAQPEGPLGTDSLKSLTLHDLSLKGSSETSENPELSLSAETLASSTPSDVNFLLQSEGTVEAAKAQEEMSTKDRSRGVGAAFPEGFHPRRSSQGATRIPLYSSPIAKNPFMSPLLAPDSMLQSLPPVHIVACALDPMLDDSVMFARRLRSLGQPVTLRVVEDLPHGFLSLAALCRETRQAAALCVERIRLILAPPDPPAAAAPV